One window from the genome of Candidatus Zixiibacteriota bacterium encodes:
- a CDS encoding acyl--CoA ligase has protein sequence MKLHHLLARTAAVHGARPAVIHGERRISYGRLKEHADRLAARLAALGYAPGERAALLAENSIEYVIAYFAAAQAGLAVVPLDTSLRPAQVRELIGDSGSRVLLTQTRFARFLAEISRAPSPLELIIAERALRLDLAAPVESLHDLLGPIDDQPPDPADEAGGGGPDEDRLRELWSGAAAAPKDELAALFYTSGSTGTPKGVMLSHRNLSANTAGTVEYLRLSCRDRVQVILPFYYIYGNSLLLTHAAVGGCLVIDNRFTYPETVLDTMERERVTGFSGVPSNFMILLGNTTFAKRAFPDLRYFTQAGGAMAPEVIRRLREAFPTKEIFIMYGQTEASPRVSWLPPERLGEKLGSVGIPVPGVQVRLVDAAGNDVAAGEEGEIIVGGDSVMMGYWKQPAEQAEVLREGWLYTGDLARRDDEGYLYIVGRRKEIIKSGGNRVSAKEVEETILELTGIAEAAVYGVPDAVLGEAVAAAVVPGTGAGVSANDVIVHCKARLAGHKVPKHVQFLAALPKYQSGKVNKQALKKTAPA, from the coding sequence GTGAAGCTTCACCATCTGCTGGCGAGGACGGCGGCGGTCCACGGGGCGCGCCCGGCGGTGATCCACGGCGAGCGGCGGATCAGCTACGGGCGGTTGAAGGAGCACGCGGACCGGCTGGCCGCGCGGCTGGCGGCCCTCGGGTATGCGCCGGGGGAGCGGGCGGCTCTGCTTGCGGAGAACTCGATCGAGTACGTGATCGCCTATTTCGCGGCGGCGCAGGCGGGGCTGGCGGTGGTGCCGCTGGACACCTCGCTCCGTCCCGCGCAGGTGCGCGAGCTGATCGGCGACTCGGGGTCGCGGGTGCTGCTCACGCAGACGCGGTTCGCGCGGTTTCTCGCGGAGATCAGCCGGGCGCCGTCGCCGCTGGAACTGATCATCGCCGAACGCGCCCTGCGGCTCGATCTCGCCGCACCGGTGGAGTCGCTCCACGACCTCCTCGGGCCGATCGACGACCAGCCGCCGGATCCCGCGGACGAAGCCGGCGGCGGAGGTCCGGATGAGGACCGACTGAGAGAATTATGGAGCGGGGCGGCGGCGGCGCCGAAAGATGAACTGGCCGCGCTTTTCTACACCTCGGGGAGCACCGGGACGCCCAAGGGGGTGATGCTGTCGCATCGGAACCTCTCGGCGAACACGGCCGGGACGGTGGAGTATCTTCGGCTCAGCTGCCGCGACCGGGTGCAGGTGATCCTCCCGTTCTACTACATCTACGGCAATTCGCTCCTGCTCACGCACGCGGCGGTGGGGGGCTGCCTGGTCATCGACAACCGGTTCACGTACCCGGAGACGGTGCTGGACACGATGGAGCGGGAGCGGGTGACGGGGTTCTCGGGAGTGCCCTCGAATTTCATGATTCTCCTGGGGAACACGACCTTCGCCAAGCGGGCGTTCCCCGACCTTCGGTATTTCACGCAGGCGGGCGGGGCCATGGCGCCGGAAGTGATCCGGCGGCTGCGCGAGGCGTTTCCGACCAAAGAGATTTTCATTATGTACGGGCAGACGGAGGCCTCCCCGCGGGTGTCGTGGCTGCCGCCGGAGCGGCTGGGGGAGAAGCTGGGATCGGTCGGCATACCGGTGCCGGGAGTGCAGGTGAGGCTAGTGGACGCCGCGGGGAACGACGTCGCCGCGGGCGAGGAAGGGGAGATCATTGTCGGAGGGGACTCGGTGATGATGGGTTACTGGAAGCAGCCGGCCGAGCAGGCAGAGGTGCTGCGCGAGGGGTGGCTGTACACGGGGGATCTTGCGCGGCGGGATGACGAGGGATACCTGTACATCGTGGGGCGGCGCAAGGAGATCATCAAGAGCGGCGGGAACCGGGTGAGCGCCAAAGAAGTCGAGGAGACGATTCTGGAACTGACCGGGATCGCCGAGGCCGCCGTGTACGGGGTGCCGGACGCCGTGCTGGGCGAGGCGGTGGCGGCCGCGGTGGTGCCGGGGACCGGCGCCGGCGTGAGCGCCAACGACGTGATCGTGCACTGCAAGGCGCGGCTGGCCGGCCACAAGGTGCCGAAACACGTGCAGTTTCTCGCCGCCCTGCCGAAGTATCAGTCGGGGAAGGTCAACAAGCAGGCCCTCAAGAAAACGGCCCCGGCGTAG
- the nadE gene encoding NAD(+) synthase — protein sequence MSGRRRWGRRCSETGAGGRARARTEQKDGESGGRAKSGLRRAEKPERKIGDAIDEGFALEFHKDSLKIDAARVAESLRRVIAEQIGVQMKKRGAVVGISGGIDSSVVAALCATALGPQRVVGVMMPEKDSSPESRRLAQLLAERFGFETILETLTGGLEGMGCYRRRDEAIRQVFPDYGPGYKCKIGIPSTVIEQAAFNYFTLTVEDPQGRIETRRMPMGVYLQVVAASNLKQRLRMTTLYYHAEKRNWAVVGTGNKDEHEQGFFVKWGDGGADLKPIAHLFKTQVFQLARHLGVPDEIVSRTPTTDTYSAEQTQEEFFFGLDFYTMDMLWYAMEHRVPAAEAARVLNLTPEEVERGYRAIQRKIDATAYLRMNPLEAPPEAR from the coding sequence ATGTCTGGTCGCCGGCGGTGGGGGCGCCGGTGTTCTGAGACCGGGGCCGGAGGCCGGGCTCGCGCGAGGACCGAGCAGAAAGATGGGGAGTCCGGCGGGCGGGCAAAGAGCGGGCTGCGGCGAGCGGAAAAGCCGGAACGGAAAATTGGAGATGCGATAGACGAGGGTTTTGCCTTGGAATTTCACAAAGACAGTCTGAAGATTGATGCTGCGCGAGTGGCGGAGTCGCTGCGGCGGGTGATCGCCGAGCAGATCGGGGTGCAGATGAAGAAGCGCGGGGCGGTGGTGGGTATCTCCGGCGGAATCGATTCCTCGGTCGTGGCGGCGCTGTGCGCGACAGCGCTCGGGCCGCAGCGGGTGGTCGGGGTGATGATGCCGGAGAAGGACTCCTCCCCCGAGAGCCGCCGGCTGGCGCAGCTCCTGGCGGAGCGGTTCGGATTCGAGACGATCCTCGAGACGCTCACCGGAGGCCTGGAGGGCATGGGCTGCTACCGGCGCCGGGATGAGGCGATCCGGCAGGTGTTCCCGGATTACGGACCGGGGTACAAGTGCAAGATCGGGATTCCGAGCACGGTGATCGAGCAGGCGGCGTTCAACTATTTTACGCTGACGGTGGAGGACCCGCAGGGGAGAATCGAGACGCGGCGGATGCCCATGGGCGTGTACCTGCAGGTGGTGGCGGCCTCCAATCTGAAACAGCGGCTTCGCATGACGACGCTGTACTACCACGCGGAGAAGCGCAACTGGGCGGTGGTCGGGACGGGGAACAAGGACGAGCACGAGCAGGGCTTTTTCGTGAAGTGGGGGGATGGCGGGGCGGACCTCAAGCCGATCGCCCACCTGTTCAAGACGCAGGTGTTCCAACTGGCCCGCCACCTCGGCGTACCGGACGAGATTGTCAGCCGGACGCCGACGACCGACACCTACAGCGCGGAGCAGACGCAGGAGGAGTTTTTCTTCGGGCTCGATTTCTACACCATGGACATGCTCTGGTACGCGATGGAACACCGGGTGCCGGCGGCGGAGGCGGCCAGAGTGCTCAACCTGACGCCGGAGGAGGTGGAGCGGGGATACCGGGCAATTCAGCGGAAGATCGACGCGACCGCGTATCTTCGGATGAATCCGCTAGAGGCGCCGCCCGAGGCGCGGTAG
- a CDS encoding aminopeptidase P family protein, whose protein sequence is MDTLVKAKAAQATALLGELGIDLWLIFVRETKMMADPALALVVGEEATWQSCFAFSRNGEAVALVGNLDAANFERAGQFSEVRTYTHGVGEDLAGLVRRFDPAQIAVNYSANDPAADGMTHGMYLLLKEHLRGTPYGERLVSAERLMSKLRSRKLPEEVARIATAAQLTAAVWESEAPHVRAGMTEAEVAGLIDRGIAGAGGEPSFATIVNAGDKSAPGHGLPSGAKLAGGDLLHVDFGIRREGYCADLQRLLYFRRPGEKRPPAELREAFAMVRDIITETAKAARPGATGCAVDALAREMLRDHGYPEYQHALGHQLGRDVHDGGGILGPEWERYGVTPRMELEAGNVFTLELEILLPGIGCVGLEEDAVIREDGAEFLCPRQMELAVR, encoded by the coding sequence ATGGATACGCTGGTCAAGGCCAAAGCCGCCCAGGCAACGGCGCTTTTGGGGGAGCTGGGGATCGATCTCTGGCTCATTTTTGTGCGGGAGACCAAGATGATGGCCGACCCGGCGCTGGCGCTGGTGGTCGGGGAGGAGGCGACCTGGCAGTCGTGTTTCGCGTTCTCCCGGAACGGCGAGGCGGTGGCGCTGGTGGGAAACCTGGATGCGGCGAATTTCGAGCGGGCCGGGCAGTTCAGCGAGGTGCGTACTTACACCCACGGGGTGGGGGAAGATCTGGCGGGGCTGGTGCGCCGGTTCGACCCGGCGCAGATCGCGGTCAACTACAGCGCCAACGATCCCGCGGCGGACGGCATGACGCACGGGATGTACCTGCTGCTGAAGGAGCATTTGCGCGGGACGCCCTACGGGGAGCGGCTGGTCTCGGCGGAACGGCTGATGAGCAAGCTGCGGAGCCGGAAGCTGCCGGAGGAGGTGGCGCGGATCGCCACGGCCGCCCAATTGACGGCGGCGGTGTGGGAGTCGGAGGCGCCGCACGTGCGGGCGGGGATGACGGAGGCGGAGGTGGCGGGGCTGATCGACCGCGGGATCGCCGGGGCCGGGGGAGAACCTTCGTTTGCCACGATTGTTAATGCGGGGGACAAGAGCGCGCCCGGCCACGGGCTCCCTTCGGGGGCCAAACTCGCGGGCGGAGACTTGCTCCATGTCGATTTCGGCATTCGCCGCGAAGGGTACTGCGCGGACCTCCAGCGGCTGCTCTACTTTCGGCGGCCCGGGGAAAAGCGCCCGCCGGCGGAGCTGCGGGAAGCATTTGCGATGGTGAGGGACATTATTACGGAGACGGCGAAAGCGGCGCGGCCGGGCGCGACCGGGTGCGCGGTGGATGCGCTCGCGCGCGAGATGCTCCGCGACCACGGCTACCCGGAGTACCAGCACGCGCTCGGCCACCAGCTCGGCCGGGATGTCCACGACGGCGGCGGGATCCTTGGACCGGAGTGGGAACGGTACGGGGTGACGCCGCGGATGGAGCTCGAGGCCGGGAATGTGTTCACGCTGGAACTGGAAATCCTGCTGCCGGGAATCGGCTGCGTCGGACTGGAGGAGGATGCGGTGATCCGGGAGGACGGGGCGGAGTTCCTGTGCCCGCGACAGATGGAGTTGGCGGTGCGATGA